A genomic region of Gemmata massiliana contains the following coding sequences:
- a CDS encoding Uma2 family endonuclease codes for MSSITNAPPPAVHYPDSDGQPMADNTLQFEWIVTLQGNIDLMFRDRADVFVAGDHLIYPVEGTADVRQAPDVYVAFGRPKGHRGSYKVFEEDHVFPQVIFEVWSPGNRFSQMEDKRDFYERYGAEEYYIVYPEFPAHIDGWQRKEEQFERIADVNGYTSPRLGIRFELQRGNIAVYHPDGRRFLSYVELGALQHETQVRAQAAEQNAEQERQRAEQERQKAERLAARLRELGIDPDTL; via the coding sequence ATGTCGTCAATCACCAACGCGCCCCCGCCGGCGGTCCACTACCCCGACTCCGACGGTCAGCCGATGGCCGATAACACCTTGCAGTTCGAGTGGATCGTCACGCTCCAGGGGAATATCGACCTGATGTTCCGCGACCGGGCGGACGTGTTCGTCGCGGGCGACCACCTCATTTACCCGGTCGAGGGCACCGCGGACGTCCGCCAAGCGCCGGACGTGTACGTCGCGTTCGGGCGCCCCAAGGGGCACCGGGGCAGTTACAAGGTGTTCGAGGAGGACCACGTCTTCCCGCAAGTGATCTTCGAGGTGTGGTCACCGGGCAACCGCTTTAGCCAGATGGAAGACAAACGGGACTTCTACGAGCGGTACGGCGCAGAAGAGTACTACATCGTGTACCCGGAGTTCCCGGCGCACATCGACGGTTGGCAGCGCAAGGAAGAGCAATTCGAGCGAATCGCGGACGTGAACGGGTACACTAGTCCGCGTCTCGGCATCCGCTTCGAGCTGCAGCGCGGAAACATCGCGGTGTACCACCCGGACGGCCGTCGGTTCCTGAGCTACGTCGAACTCGGCGCACTCCAGCACGAAACGCAAGTACGAGCACAAGCAGCGGAGCAGAACGCCGAGCAAGAACGACAGCGCGCTGAACAGGAGCGGCAGAAGGCCGAGCGACTCGCCGCCCGGCTCCGCGAACTCGGAATCGATCCCGACACCTTGTGA